One Syntrophobacterales bacterium genomic region harbors:
- a CDS encoding YihY/virulence factor BrkB family protein — RDLEIPLRLVNEILFELVISGILSVTETKLDKERAFQPARDIHNLTIQDVIESMELRGINAMPFAHTPAYTKLADALASFGKAIEKLPDNKPLKEL, encoded by the coding sequence CCCGCGATCTCGAGATTCCGCTCCGTCTCGTCAACGAAATCCTCTTTGAACTGGTTATAAGCGGCATTCTCTCGGTAACCGAAACCAAATTGGACAAGGAGCGGGCCTTTCAACCAGCCCGGGACATCCACAATCTGACGATTCAGGACGTAATCGAGTCAATGGAGCTGCGGGGCATTAACGCCATGCCCTTCGCCCACACCCCGGCCTATACCAAACTGGCCGATGCTCTGGCCTCCTTCGGCAAAGCCATTGAGAAACTTCCCGACAACAAACCGCTGAAAGAGCTCTGA